In one window of Anser cygnoides isolate HZ-2024a breed goose chromosome 3, Taihu_goose_T2T_genome, whole genome shotgun sequence DNA:
- the SLC29A1 gene encoding equilibrative nucleoside transporter 1, translated as MTARDGPQDRYKVVWLIFFILGLGTLLPWNFFMTAREYFISRLADTENMSHLGNQTDGAALSHSYLQSMFDNFMTLCAMVPLLVFTCLNSFIHQRIPQQVRILGSLVAIGLVFLITAIMVKVAMEPLPFFVFTMISIVFINSFGAILQSSLFGLAGLLPANYTAPIMSGQGLAGIFAALAMIFSIAIGAQQPESFIGYFTTACAAIVLAIFSYIFLPRTDFFRYYSMKDKTEYHVYNAELETKRDLIKKDELNGMEQNNSKIIPVHSPDEKSSVISIFKKLWLMAVSVCLVFTVTIGVFPSVTAKVHTSLGEGNEWGLYFIPVSCFLMFNLFDWAGRSLTALFTWPGKDSYLLPAMVILRVIFIPLFMLCNVQPRDYLPVVFSHDAWYIIFMIFFSISNGYLASLCMCFGPKKVLAHEAETAGAVMAFFLALGLALGASISFLFQILV; from the exons ATGACAGCAAGAGACGGGCCACAGGATAG GTACAAGGTTGTCTGGCTGATCTTCTTCATCCTTGGCCTGGGAACGCTGCTGCCATGGAATTTCTTCATGACCGCCCGGGAG TATTTCATCAGCCGCCTGGCGGACACCGAGAACATGAGCCACCTCGGGAACCAGACCGATGGGGCTGCCTTGTCCCACTCCTACCTGCAGTCCATGTTTGACAACTTCATGACCCTCTGCGCCATGGTGCCCCTCCTCGTCTTCACCTGCCTCAACTCCTTCATCCACCAGCG GATTCCCCAGCAGGTCCGCatcctgggcagcctggtggCCATCGGGCTGGTGTTCTTAATCACCGCAATCATGGTGAAGGTCGCCATGGAGCCTCTTCCCTTCTTCGTCTTCACCATGATCAGCATCGTCTTCATTAACT CCTTTGGCGCCATCCTCCAGAGCAGCCTCTTTGGACTGGCAGGGCTCCTGCCCGCCAACTACACAGCTCCCATCATGAGCGGGCAGGGCCTGGCAGGCATCTTCGCTGCTTTGGCGATGATCTTCAGTATCGCCA TTGGCGCTCAGCAGCCGGAGAGCTTCATTGGTTACTTCACCACGGCATGCGCGGCGATCGTGCTGGCAATCTTCTCCTACATCTTTCTGCCTCGCACG GATTTCTTCCGGTACTACTCCATGAAGGACAAGACAGAGTACCACGTGTACAACGCAGAGCTGGAGACCAAGAGAGACCTGATTAAGAAAG ATGAGCTCAATGGGATGGAGCAGAATAACTCAAAGATCATCCCTGTCCACAGCCCTGACGAGAAGTCCTCGGTCATCTCCATTTTTAAGAAG CTCTGGCTCATGGCTGTGTCTGTCTGCTTAGTCTTCACCGTCACCATCGGGGTCTTCCCTTCCGTCACGGCGAAGGTGCACACCAGCCTCGGAGAGGGAAACGAATGGG gtcTCTACTTCATCCCCGTCTcctgcttcctgatgtttaacCTCTTCGACTGGGCAGGACGGAGCCTCACTGCCCTCTTCACATGG CCCGGGAAGGACAGCTACCTCCTGCCAGCGATGGTGATCCTCCGCGTCATCTTTATCCCCCTTTTCATGCTGTGCAACGTGCAGCCCCGGGACTACCTGCCTGTCGTTTTCTCTCATGACGCCTGGTACATCATCTTCATGATCTTCTTCTCCATCTCCAACGGCTACCTGGCCAGCCTCTGCATGTGCTTCGGGCCCAA GAAAGTGCTCGCCCACGAAGCGGAGACAGCTGGAGCAGTCATGGCGTTCTTCCTGGCGCTGGGCTTGGCCCTAGGAGCCTCCATCTCCTTCCTGTTCCAAATTCTCGTCTAG